The Phycisphaerae bacterium genome has a window encoding:
- a CDS encoding exo-alpha-sialidase, translating into MRAKHWGVLAVAVATLMWSWGQAVGATVSKAAATVHERPPAPADFVPATVRPEAVPANARGVVNLASAGWQQEVNPDFGLPDGERWAGDIVVTTFSYDQVEPSMERAPDGSLFLAVEEHGEYDGWIRIWRSVDDGKHWDWMVGFKDAGGSRNPALTVAQNAAGQDYVYVAYHAPGRNAVGVYKAPTSGGFGTFLDVATGLTATDVYPRICTDNSLWQTYYIYVTWTDNYIDYYPALFSRSLDYGATWSVVMNLTGGSESSSWVTQPDIAFGTAGLFVAFEKPGWSGSEWHSEIWVTRSTNFGSSWSTPVQVSSGSLPAYEPAVAAAVGENAVLVAYTRTYSTDTDIHYAYSTDSGTNWSMNHSLPWTWDNEKAVDVAASTAAGGRFHAAYWRAYDVEYTSATVAAPDSWSPTVLVNEANWASSAYPQPTVCVDERKLPKFEAAVAWTDYRGSYYQAYFDAMYLDCVGDVNCDGQIDFVDINAFVLYLSNQAAWLATYPSCPPENGDIDGNGTYPAFTDINPFVTLLTTHSLPMLCP; encoded by the coding sequence ATGAGAGCGAAGCACTGGGGCGTACTGGCAGTGGCGGTGGCAACATTGATGTGGAGTTGGGGGCAGGCAGTTGGGGCAACCGTGTCTAAGGCAGCGGCGACGGTGCATGAGCGTCCGCCGGCACCGGCGGACTTCGTGCCGGCAACGGTCCGACCTGAGGCGGTGCCGGCCAACGCGCGCGGCGTAGTGAACTTGGCCAGTGCGGGCTGGCAGCAGGAGGTCAATCCGGACTTCGGTCTGCCGGACGGCGAGCGTTGGGCGGGTGACATCGTCGTGACGACATTTTCCTACGATCAGGTGGAGCCATCCATGGAGCGTGCGCCGGACGGGAGCCTCTTCCTGGCGGTCGAGGAACATGGCGAGTACGACGGCTGGATCCGGATTTGGCGGTCCGTCGACGACGGAAAGCACTGGGACTGGATGGTCGGCTTCAAGGACGCCGGAGGCTCGCGCAATCCGGCCCTGACGGTGGCCCAAAATGCGGCCGGGCAGGACTACGTCTATGTGGCCTATCACGCTCCGGGGCGAAATGCCGTCGGCGTATACAAGGCCCCCACGAGTGGTGGCTTTGGCACGTTCCTCGACGTTGCGACCGGCCTGACCGCGACTGACGTGTACCCGCGCATCTGCACCGACAACTCGCTCTGGCAAACGTACTACATCTATGTGACCTGGACCGACAACTACATCGACTATTACCCGGCGCTCTTCTCCCGCAGCCTGGACTACGGCGCGACGTGGAGCGTCGTCATGAACCTCACTGGCGGTTCCGAAAGCTCGAGCTGGGTGACCCAGCCCGACATCGCGTTTGGAACGGCCGGCCTGTTCGTTGCCTTCGAGAAGCCGGGGTGGAGCGGCAGCGAGTGGCACAGCGAGATCTGGGTTACACGGAGCACCAACTTCGGGTCTTCGTGGAGTACGCCAGTGCAAGTATCGTCCGGGTCACTGCCGGCGTACGAGCCTGCGGTCGCCGCTGCGGTCGGCGAGAACGCGGTTCTCGTGGCGTACACGCGGACCTACTCGACGGACACAGACATCCACTACGCGTACTCGACGGACAGCGGGACGAACTGGAGCATGAACCACAGCCTGCCCTGGACCTGGGACAACGAGAAGGCCGTCGACGTGGCCGCCAGTACCGCCGCCGGCGGCAGGTTCCACGCGGCCTACTGGCGCGCGTATGACGTGGAGTACACCAGCGCCACCGTCGCGGCGCCCGACTCCTGGTCGCCCACGGTCCTGGTGAATGAAGCAAACTGGGCGAGTAGTGCCTACCCGCAGCCGACGGTATGTGTTGACGAGCGCAAGCTCCCCAAATTCGAAGCGGCTGTCGCGTGGACGGATTACCGCGGGTCGTACTACCAAGCATATTTCGACGCGATGTATCTCGATTGCGTCGGCGACGTGAACTGCGACGGGCAGATTGACTTTGTCGACATCAACGCCTTCGTCCTGTACCTGTCCAACCAGGCGGCGTGGCTGGCCACCTACCCGAGCTGCCCGCCGGAGAACGGAGATATCGACGGCAACGGCACGTACCCTGCGTTCACGGACATCAATCCGTTCGTGACGCTGCTCACGACGCACTCGCTGCCCATGCTGTGCCCATAG
- a CDS encoding flavin reductase encodes MPREIIPLQELHLASFGAWEPGWFLLTAGENRPGGFNSMTVSWGALGVIWHRPLAVVVVRPQRYTWQFMEQYDTFSLCAFDERHRPALNLLGTRSGRDSRKMIECGLTPIALSQIACPGFAEAELILECRKMYFADLDPAHFLADFIAPNYQGDYHRVYFGEVLAAAGTDGFRQPGRQT; translated from the coding sequence ATGCCGCGCGAGATCATCCCGCTCCAGGAACTGCACCTGGCCAGCTTCGGCGCCTGGGAACCCGGCTGGTTTCTGCTGACGGCGGGCGAGAACCGTCCCGGTGGGTTCAACAGCATGACCGTGTCGTGGGGCGCGCTGGGCGTAATCTGGCATCGCCCGCTGGCGGTGGTGGTAGTCCGCCCACAGCGCTATACGTGGCAGTTCATGGAGCAGTACGACACGTTCAGCCTGTGTGCGTTCGACGAGCGCCACCGCCCCGCGCTCAACCTGCTTGGCACGCGCTCCGGGCGCGATTCGCGCAAGATGATCGAGTGTGGCCTGACGCCGATCGCACTCAGTCAGATTGCCTGTCCGGGTTTCGCCGAGGCGGAGCTGATCCTGGAATGCCGGAAGATGTACTTCGCTGACCTGGATCCGGCGCACTTTCTGGCGGATTTCATAGCGCCGAACTATCAGGGCGACTATCACCGCGTCTATTTCGGCGAAGTCCTCGCCGCCGCCGGCACGGACGGTTTCCGCCAGCCCGGCCGCCAGACCTGA
- a CDS encoding VWA domain-containing protein, whose amino-acid sequence MRELRRGNAMSLAMVVVSLAVVVVAQDVRSSLPPPAANVVVPQRRVFSSVAGGPIRITGVTVGAVIVEQVATTTLDISLENPGPARTEAELVVPVPAGVAVRTFAFEGAAAEPTAQVLPAGQAGQLYNAIVAKARDPALLEFVGAQVIRSSVFPLEAHGKQKVRLTYEQVLSRDGRRIDYELPRTAALDYDIPWDIAVKITSPTPIATVYSPTHALETVRGARGTVSVRTTAESRCVPGSFRLSYLLADEGVTATLLAYPDPDSADAGYFLLLAGLPPAGADTPRTTQPRELTLVIDHSGSMGGGKLDQARAAALQVLEGLAEGESFNIIAYHDSVTTLFAQPVRKAAPSLRGARDFLQRLNPGGGTNLHAALVEALRPPPLAETLPLVLFLTDGLPTTGVTAEVEIRRVATEQNPHQRRVFTFGVGADVNTPLLSSIALETRAQATFILPGEDVEVKVADVFKKLEGPMLTNVALRADTDGALAAPRVTELLPARLPDLFEDDQLVLLGRYHGTAPLAFTLRGTYLGQPREFRLRFDLDSASTRNAFVPRLWASRQIAALIDDIRQMGADPRPAAASSADPRLKELTDEIVRLSTEFGILTEYTAFLAREGTDLAKRDVVRAEALRNFRNRAVATRSGLGAVNQAMNVNAQMQQRVLNNDNRYYDENMNRVAITEVQQVNDLAFFRRGTRWVDSRLATVAEQTPDRVVEWGSPAFAELVARLAHDNRSGSLALAGEILLRVGDQRVLVRGPGAGQ is encoded by the coding sequence ATGCGCGAGCTGCGAAGGGGCAATGCAATGTCGTTGGCGATGGTGGTGGTCAGCCTGGCCGTTGTGGTTGTGGCCCAGGACGTGCGAAGCAGCCTCCCTCCGCCGGCGGCCAACGTCGTCGTGCCACAACGGCGCGTGTTCTCATCCGTCGCGGGCGGCCCGATTCGGATTACCGGCGTAACCGTCGGGGCCGTAATCGTCGAGCAGGTGGCGACCACCACGCTCGACATCTCCCTGGAGAACCCCGGCCCGGCCCGCACCGAGGCCGAGCTGGTGGTCCCCGTGCCCGCCGGCGTGGCCGTGCGCACCTTCGCGTTCGAGGGTGCGGCGGCGGAGCCGACGGCGCAGGTCCTCCCGGCGGGACAGGCTGGGCAACTGTACAACGCGATCGTGGCGAAGGCGCGCGACCCGGCCTTGCTGGAGTTCGTCGGCGCGCAGGTGATCCGTTCGAGTGTGTTCCCGCTGGAGGCTCACGGCAAGCAGAAGGTCCGGCTGACTTATGAGCAGGTGCTCAGCCGCGACGGCCGCCGGATTGATTACGAGCTACCCCGGACCGCGGCGCTCGATTACGACATCCCCTGGGACATCGCGGTGAAGATCACTTCGCCGACGCCGATCGCGACCGTGTATTCGCCGACGCATGCGCTGGAAACGGTGCGCGGCGCACGCGGCACCGTCTCGGTCCGTACGACGGCCGAAAGCCGGTGTGTGCCGGGCTCGTTCCGCCTGTCGTATCTGCTGGCAGATGAGGGTGTGACGGCGACCCTGCTGGCGTATCCCGATCCGGATTCGGCTGACGCGGGCTATTTCCTGCTGCTGGCCGGGCTGCCGCCGGCGGGTGCGGACACGCCCCGTACGACCCAGCCGCGCGAGCTCACGCTGGTCATCGACCACTCGGGGAGCATGGGTGGCGGCAAGCTCGACCAGGCGCGCGCGGCCGCCCTGCAGGTGCTGGAAGGGCTGGCCGAGGGCGAGTCGTTCAACATCATCGCGTACCACGACAGCGTGACAACGCTGTTTGCGCAGCCGGTGCGCAAAGCGGCGCCGTCGCTGCGGGGCGCGCGCGATTTTCTGCAGCGTCTGAACCCCGGCGGCGGCACGAATCTGCACGCCGCGCTCGTCGAAGCGCTGCGCCCGCCGCCGCTCGCCGAGACGCTCCCACTGGTCCTCTTCCTGACGGACGGGCTGCCGACCACCGGCGTCACCGCGGAGGTCGAGATTCGCCGCGTCGCAACGGAGCAGAATCCCCATCAGCGGCGTGTTTTCACGTTCGGCGTGGGCGCCGATGTGAATACGCCGCTGCTGTCGAGCATCGCCCTCGAGACCCGCGCGCAGGCGACGTTCATCCTGCCCGGCGAGGACGTTGAGGTGAAGGTCGCGGACGTCTTCAAGAAGCTGGAGGGCCCGATGCTCACCAATGTGGCGTTGAGAGCAGACACAGACGGCGCGCTCGCGGCGCCGCGCGTGACGGAGCTGCTGCCGGCGCGGCTGCCCGACCTGTTCGAGGACGACCAGCTTGTGCTGCTCGGCCGCTATCACGGGACCGCGCCGCTGGCCTTCACGCTCCGCGGGACCTACCTGGGCCAGCCACGCGAGTTCCGCCTGCGCTTCGACCTGGATTCGGCCAGCACGCGCAACGCGTTCGTGCCACGCCTGTGGGCAAGCCGGCAGATTGCGGCGCTCATCGACGACATCCGGCAAATGGGCGCGGATCCCAGGCCGGCAGCCGCGTCGTCGGCCGATCCGCGTCTCAAAGAGCTCACGGACGAGATCGTGCGGCTGAGCACGGAGTTCGGGATTCTCACCGAGTACACGGCGTTCCTGGCACGCGAGGGGACCGATCTTGCCAAGCGCGACGTGGTGCGCGCCGAGGCCCTGCGGAACTTCCGGAACCGGGCCGTCGCGACCCGCTCCGGCCTGGGCGCCGTGAACCAGGCGATGAACGTGAACGCTCAGATGCAGCAGCGCGTGCTGAACAACGACAACCGCTACTATGACGAGAACATGAACCGCGTCGCGATCACGGAAGTGCAACAGGTCAACGACCTGGCGTTCTTCCGACGCGGTACGCGCTGGGTGGACAGCCGTCTTGCGACCGTGGCCGAGCAGACGCCGGACCGCGTCGTCGAGTGGGGCAGCCCCGCCTTCGCGGAGTTGGTAGCGCGGCTGGCGCACGACAATCGGTCCGGCTCACTGGCATTGGCGGGCGAGATCCTGTTGCGCGTCGGCGACCAACGCGTGCTCGTGCGCGGACCGGGCGCCGGTCAGTGA
- a CDS encoding response regulator transcription factor — protein sequence MARRTILVIEDDTAIRTGILAALELAGYKTQAAARGDEGCRVALQSEYDLLLLDLVLPGMDGMDILRNLRQAHPTVPVIILTARGDEADRLEGFRRGADDYVVKPFSVKELLARVEAVLRRSPERPLPVSEIRLSAGGVDLARREVRFDDGQKAELSEREWALLEYLAVHAERAVSRDEILSRVWHVDPHGFETRTIDMHIARLREKLRDDAARPQVILTVRGQGYKLHVAESPS from the coding sequence ATGGCGCGTCGGACGATTCTCGTTATCGAAGATGACACCGCGATCCGTACCGGCATCCTCGCGGCGCTCGAGCTTGCGGGCTACAAGACGCAGGCGGCGGCGCGCGGCGACGAGGGCTGCCGGGTGGCGCTCCAGAGTGAATACGACCTGCTGCTGCTGGACCTCGTGCTGCCCGGGATGGACGGGATGGACATCCTGCGGAACCTGCGGCAGGCACACCCGACCGTGCCAGTCATCATCCTGACCGCGCGCGGCGATGAAGCCGACCGGCTGGAGGGTTTTCGGCGTGGCGCCGATGACTACGTCGTCAAGCCGTTCAGCGTGAAAGAGCTGCTCGCCCGCGTCGAAGCCGTGCTCCGCCGTTCGCCGGAGCGGCCGCTACCTGTCTCGGAAATCCGCTTGTCCGCCGGGGGCGTCGATTTGGCCCGGCGCGAAGTGCGTTTCGACGACGGCCAGAAGGCGGAGCTGTCCGAACGCGAATGGGCCTTGTTGGAGTATCTCGCCGTGCACGCGGAACGGGCGGTTTCGCGCGATGAGATTCTGTCGCGCGTCTGGCACGTGGACCCGCACGGTTTCGAGACACGGACGATCGACATGCACATCGCCCGGCTGCGCGAGAAGCTGCGCGACGACGCGGCGCGACCGCAGGTGATCCTGACCGTGCGCGGCCAGGGCTACAAGCTGCATGTAGCGGAGTCGCCGTCGTGA
- a CDS encoding HAMP domain-containing histidine kinase codes for MSRPWSIWIGFGLCLSVVLGALLWLTVTVLGLEKQAADARRQAAYEESVRLALWRMDSALAPVLRATHPLILLSFELYPQGSDNSVLTPGAGKTAATSRTREFLQGLDFAALNAALPTAATDFPIQPLTVAQTNQPMQQQMMRNVQETQARQRAVQQSNDLSDVAFGSADWFGDVPAGPWRPLWFNDKLLLARRVPFEDGAYLQGCWLDWPGIQQLLAGEIRDLFATPRFAPRPAGAADPRGRALAALPILFEPGPAVGDFTLPASPLRAFLITAWAGVLLAALAVGVLLRGIVALSERRAVFVSAVTHELRTPLTTFRLYTDLLGDERVADGPQRQQYMQTLRTEALRLTHLVENVLAYARLERGRATALDGTVRLASALERARERLAERAAQAQLELVWDVDAAGDVVVRATDTALEQILFNLVDNACKYAATADDRRIEVHVQRRGDRLVIGVRDHGPGIPPADARRLFRPFHKSARAAAHSAPGVGLGLALARRLARSLGGDLRLVSGAGPGACFELWLRSAPADMAGSPGIV; via the coding sequence GTGAGTCGCCCGTGGTCCATCTGGATCGGCTTCGGTCTGTGCCTGAGCGTTGTGCTCGGGGCGCTGTTGTGGCTGACGGTGACAGTGCTCGGGCTGGAAAAGCAGGCCGCCGACGCCCGGCGTCAGGCCGCATACGAGGAAAGTGTCCGACTGGCTCTGTGGCGGATGGACTCGGCGCTGGCCCCGGTGCTGCGGGCGACGCATCCGCTGATCCTGCTGAGTTTTGAGCTTTACCCGCAGGGCAGCGACAACTCCGTCCTGACGCCGGGCGCCGGAAAGACGGCCGCCACGTCGCGTACGCGGGAGTTCCTGCAGGGGCTGGATTTCGCAGCCCTGAACGCGGCGCTGCCGACGGCCGCCACCGATTTTCCAATCCAGCCACTGACCGTTGCGCAGACCAATCAACCGATGCAGCAGCAAATGATGCGCAACGTCCAGGAGACGCAGGCCCGGCAACGAGCGGTGCAACAGTCCAACGATCTATCGGATGTCGCTTTCGGGTCGGCGGATTGGTTCGGCGACGTGCCCGCCGGACCGTGGCGCCCGCTTTGGTTCAATGACAAACTGCTGCTCGCACGGCGCGTGCCGTTCGAGGATGGCGCGTACCTGCAGGGCTGCTGGCTCGACTGGCCGGGTATCCAGCAACTGCTGGCCGGCGAGATCAGGGATCTCTTCGCGACGCCGCGGTTCGCACCCAGGCCGGCGGGCGCGGCGGACCCGCGCGGACGAGCGCTCGCCGCGCTGCCAATCCTGTTCGAGCCCGGCCCCGCTGTGGGCGACTTCACCTTGCCGGCCTCGCCGCTGCGGGCATTTCTCATCACCGCGTGGGCCGGCGTGTTGCTGGCCGCGCTCGCGGTCGGCGTCTTGCTGCGCGGCATCGTGGCGCTGAGCGAGCGGCGGGCGGTATTCGTGTCGGCGGTGACGCACGAGCTGCGCACGCCGCTGACGACGTTTCGTCTATATACGGACCTGCTGGGCGACGAGCGCGTGGCGGACGGGCCGCAGCGGCAGCAATACATGCAGACGCTGCGCACCGAGGCCCTGCGGCTGACGCACCTGGTCGAGAACGTGCTGGCCTATGCGCGCCTGGAACGCGGGCGCGCGACAGCGCTGGATGGCACAGTGCGCTTGGCCAGCGCGCTGGAGCGGGCCCGCGAGCGGCTCGCCGAGCGCGCGGCCCAGGCGCAACTCGAGTTGGTGTGGGACGTGGACGCGGCGGGTGACGTGGTCGTTCGCGCCACCGATACCGCCCTCGAGCAAATCCTGTTCAATCTGGTCGACAATGCCTGCAAATACGCCGCAACGGCCGACGACCGCCGCATCGAGGTCCACGTCCAGCGCCGCGGCGACCGGCTCGTGATCGGCGTCCGTGACCACGGGCCGGGGATTCCGCCGGCGGACGCGCGGCGGCTCTTCCGGCCCTTCCACAAGTCGGCGCGCGCCGCGGCGCACAGTGCGCCGGGCGTGGGCCTGGGGCTGGCACTGGCGCGGCGCCTGGCGCGCAGCCTGGGCGGCGACTTGCGACTCGTGTCGGGGGCGGGGCCCGGGGCGTGTTTCGAGCTGTGGCTGCGCAGCGCCCCCGCCGACATGGCGGGCTCGCCCGGAATCGTTTAG
- a CDS encoding HlyC/CorC family transporter, which yields MANVFPPAPSIVGDLAPAATSAPDALRIALGVALTLLLIALSGAFSGSETVLFSLTRTQLQHDRASASPLRRMAAALMEHPKRTLTTILIGNTTVNVLLYANTYVLFQRLEVYLGAWSGVASIAVSLLLVTIAGEAIPKTLGVSLTDRLTPLAAPFVHFAGYVFNPLGRLLNVLVVEPLTRVFWGRAAAATHNLTTMELKTLLEMSRRHGVINPTEDAFLREVIDLGYLRVRDVMVPRVEVRTYDLNAPVEGLRELMRSTRRKKVPVYDRTVDNIVGLIYAKVLFLNPDKPLRSLVQPVRFVPELITCEQLLLHFRSTKTQLAIAVDEYGGMAGLVTLEDVLEAIVGDLQGPGEAPALPEIVQLGEGEFEVSGRLSVHYWAESFGLPRAEEHVATIGGLVTARLGRPARVGDAVRLNNVALEVTSVQRRRVERLRLRLFNDADGDGRGVADSGGAG from the coding sequence TTGGCCAACGTGTTTCCGCCCGCACCGTCGATAGTTGGGGACCTTGCGCCCGCGGCGACCAGTGCGCCGGATGCGCTGCGGATTGCGCTCGGCGTGGCCTTGACGCTGCTGCTGATCGCGCTGTCCGGCGCTTTCTCCGGCAGCGAAACGGTCCTGTTTTCTCTGACCCGCACGCAATTGCAGCACGACCGGGCCAGTGCCAGCCCGCTGCGCCGGATGGCTGCGGCGCTGATGGAACATCCCAAGCGCACGCTCACGACCATCCTGATCGGCAACACCACCGTGAACGTGCTGCTCTACGCCAACACGTACGTCCTCTTTCAGCGGCTCGAGGTCTATCTCGGCGCGTGGTCGGGCGTGGCGTCCATAGCGGTCAGCCTGCTCCTGGTCACCATTGCCGGCGAAGCGATCCCCAAGACGCTGGGCGTGAGCCTCACCGACCGCCTGACGCCGCTCGCGGCGCCGTTCGTGCATTTCGCGGGCTACGTGTTCAACCCGCTGGGGCGGCTGCTGAACGTGCTTGTCGTCGAGCCGCTGACCCGTGTCTTCTGGGGGCGCGCCGCCGCCGCAACCCACAACCTCACGACGATGGAGCTCAAGACGCTGCTGGAAATGAGCCGGCGGCACGGCGTGATCAATCCGACGGAGGATGCGTTCCTGCGGGAGGTGATCGATCTGGGCTACCTGCGCGTGCGCGACGTGATGGTGCCGCGCGTGGAGGTGCGCACGTATGACCTGAACGCGCCCGTCGAGGGGCTGCGCGAGTTGATGCGCAGCACGCGGCGCAAGAAAGTCCCCGTCTATGACCGCACGGTCGACAACATCGTCGGGCTGATCTACGCGAAGGTGCTGTTCCTGAACCCCGACAAGCCGCTGCGCAGCCTTGTGCAGCCGGTGCGCTTCGTTCCCGAGCTGATTACCTGCGAGCAACTGCTGCTCCACTTCCGCTCGACCAAGACGCAACTGGCCATCGCCGTCGACGAGTACGGCGGCATGGCCGGGCTGGTCACGCTCGAAGACGTGCTCGAAGCCATCGTCGGCGACCTGCAGGGCCCGGGGGAAGCCCCGGCGCTGCCCGAGATCGTGCAGCTCGGCGAGGGCGAGTTCGAAGTCAGCGGCCGGCTGAGCGTGCATTACTGGGCCGAGTCGTTCGGATTGCCGCGCGCGGAGGAGCATGTGGCCACGATCGGCGGACTGGTGACCGCCCGGCTGGGGCGCCCGGCGCGCGTTGGCGACGCGGTGCGCCTGAACAACGTCGCGCTGGAGGTCACCAGCGTCCAGCGGCGCCGCGTGGAGCGCCTGCGGCTGCGACTCTTCAACGACGCCGACGGCGATGGCCGCGGCGTGGCCGACTCGGGAGGGGCCGGATGA
- a CDS encoding DUF21 domain-containing protein: MNTLALLIGALFGVALSFCASGIETGSYCLNRVRLRVWSEQNRPGARRLAGLIARHGDLVITLLLTNVLADYICTACVTAVLLQHAVAAGSAEFWTTLLVTPVLLVFGGILPKDRFRREADRWMYPLALPLHAVVRLAQATGFVWLMRSVTRTFARWIDPTRDAREAQVLPRANVRLLLHEGAALGGLSSFQRDLIDRVMNLAHVRVGSVMIPRQRAATVALDVPRDDFLRIARMAHFSRLPVYRDDPRQIIGVVAVFDVLTDPQRQPIAAHVRPPITLTEQVNVSTALLQLQQARETMAIVQDRAGRCLGVLTLKDLVEEIVGDLEAW, translated from the coding sequence ATGAACACGCTCGCCCTGCTGATCGGCGCGCTGTTCGGGGTGGCCCTTTCGTTCTGCGCGTCGGGCATCGAGACCGGCAGCTATTGCCTTAATCGCGTGCGGCTGCGCGTGTGGAGCGAGCAGAATCGCCCCGGCGCGCGGCGGCTCGCCGGGCTGATCGCGCGGCACGGCGATCTGGTCATCACGCTCCTGTTGACCAACGTGCTGGCCGACTACATCTGCACGGCGTGCGTGACCGCCGTGCTGCTGCAACACGCCGTCGCGGCCGGCTCGGCCGAGTTCTGGACCACGCTGCTGGTCACGCCGGTCCTGCTGGTGTTCGGCGGCATTCTGCCAAAGGACCGCTTCCGGCGCGAAGCGGACCGGTGGATGTACCCGCTGGCGCTGCCGCTGCACGCGGTCGTGCGGCTGGCGCAGGCAACCGGTTTCGTCTGGCTGATGCGCAGCGTGACCCGCACGTTCGCGCGGTGGATCGATCCCACGCGCGATGCGCGCGAGGCGCAGGTGCTGCCGCGCGCCAACGTGCGGCTGCTGTTGCACGAGGGCGCGGCGCTGGGCGGGCTCAGCAGCTTCCAGCGCGACCTGATCGACCGCGTGATGAATCTCGCGCATGTGCGCGTGGGCAGCGTCATGATCCCGCGCCAGCGCGCCGCGACGGTCGCGCTGGATGTGCCCCGCGACGATTTCCTGCGCATCGCGCGCATGGCCCACTTCTCGCGCCTGCCGGTGTATCGCGACGACCCGCGCCAGATCATCGGCGTGGTGGCGGTCTTCGACGTGCTCACCGACCCGCAGCGCCAGCCGATCGCGGCCCATGTGCGCCCGCCGATCACGCTCACCGAACAGGTCAACGTCTCGACCGCGCTGCTCCAGCTGCAGCAGGCCCGCGAGACGATGGCCATCGTGCAGGACCGCGCGGGCCGCTGCCTCGGCGTCCTGACGCTCAAGGACCTCGTCGAGGAAATCGTCGGCGATCTCGAGGCATGGTAA
- a CDS encoding integrase core domain-containing protein has protein sequence MGIVTTIVLFLRALLVPRAALVAENLALRQQLAVLQVSAKRPRLRKRDRLFWVWLSRLWANWRSCLTIVKPETIIRWHREGFRLYWRWKSRKKLGRPKTDAEIRKLIRRMARDNPLWGAPRIQSELALLGLMVAESTVAKYMGRARKPPSQTWRTFLENHVPDIAAIDFFVVATVSFRLLYCFLMLRHDRHRVVYFNVTPRPTARWTAQQIVEAFPFDEAPRFLIRDHDGIYGQDFCERVKYLGIEEVVIAYRSPWQSPYVERVIGSIRRECLDHVIVRNGAHLLRILRDYFTYYHDARSHLSLDRNAPLPRKVEPPSCGHVVAIPHLGGLHHRYTRAA, from the coding sequence ATGGGTATCGTGACGACCATTGTGCTATTTCTTCGAGCACTCCTCGTTCCGCGCGCCGCCTTGGTTGCCGAGAACTTGGCGCTCCGCCAGCAACTTGCCGTTCTCCAGGTATCAGCCAAGCGCCCCAGGCTGCGGAAGCGTGACCGGCTGTTCTGGGTGTGGCTGTCCCGGCTTTGGGCAAACTGGCGCTCGTGCCTGACGATCGTCAAGCCCGAGACCATCATCCGTTGGCATCGCGAGGGTTTTCGGCTCTACTGGCGTTGGAAGTCGCGCAAGAAGCTCGGTCGGCCGAAGACCGACGCTGAGATTCGGAAGCTCATTCGGCGGATGGCACGGGACAACCCGCTGTGGGGGGCGCCGCGGATTCAATCTGAGCTGGCGCTGCTCGGCTTGATGGTTGCCGAGTCGACCGTGGCGAAGTACATGGGCCGTGCCCGCAAGCCGCCTTCCCAGACCTGGCGGACGTTCCTGGAAAACCACGTGCCGGACATCGCGGCGATCGACTTTTTCGTTGTGGCCACCGTGAGTTTCCGCTTGCTCTACTGCTTTCTCATGCTGCGGCACGACCGGCATCGCGTGGTTTACTTCAACGTCACGCCGCGTCCCACGGCGCGTTGGACGGCGCAGCAGATCGTCGAGGCCTTCCCCTTTGACGAGGCGCCGCGTTTCCTGATCCGGGATCATGACGGCATCTATGGCCAGGACTTCTGCGAGCGCGTCAAGTACCTGGGCATCGAGGAGGTCGTCATCGCGTACCGCTCGCCCTGGCAAAGCCCGTACGTCGAGCGCGTGATCGGTTCGATCCGCCGCGAATGCCTGGATCACGTGATCGTGCGCAACGGAGCGCACCTGCTTCGGATCCTCCGCGACTACTTCACCTACTATCATGACGCCCGAAGTCACCTGTCGCTCGACCGGAACGCGCCACTCCCCCGCAAGGTCGAGCCGCCGAGCTGCGGCCACGTCGTCGCCATCCCGCACCTCGGCGGGCTGCATCACCGGTACACGCGGGCCGCGTGA